The Humulus lupulus chromosome 3, drHumLupu1.1, whole genome shotgun sequence genome window below encodes:
- the LOC133825747 gene encoding uncharacterized protein LOC133825747, whose protein sequence is MGRRRKVLSKPTVVSDESTVEVISSNVEATVETINVEEFHEPCAELELDRGGEEIDEGYSFRSSSRAANWAEEVEGNDFQNLAKEVWSKFKANQVLTPSTRLDFAEPMKVGDQVVARLDLEEVEVEASFWRNAIVCIVLGANPHFRVFEGFIKRIWGNLGIDKIVRMHSGFTLVNFRDEATRDLILETGVIHFDRKPVVLRPWTTDLDSVRMVKSVPVWIRLNGLGLQYWGKKSLSALVSTIGKPIMVDKVTQSRDMVKYARILVDMEISDHPPKSIAFINERGQLVEQLVEYEWLPSKCATCAQLGHIVADCNKGK, encoded by the coding sequence atgGGTCGGAGGAGGAAAGTTCTATCGAAGCCGACGGTGGTCTCCGATGAGTCTACAGTGGAGGTTATCTCGTCGAATGTTGAAGCAACGGTTGAGACGATTAATGTGGAGGAATTTCATGAACCCTGTGCAGAGTTAGAGCTAGACCGTGGAGGTGAGGAGATTGATGAGGGGTATTCATTTCGTTCATCATCTCGAGCAGCGAACTGGGCAGAGGAGGTTGAGGGTAATGACTTTCAGAACTTGGCTAAAGAAGTTTGGAGCAAATTCAAGGCGAACCAGGTTCTCACTCCCTCGACTAGACTAGATTTTGCTGAACCCATGAAGGTTGGTGATCAGGTTGTAGCTAGGCTGGATCTGGAAGAGGTAGAGGTTGAGGCATCATTTTGGAGGAATGCCATTGTATGTATTGTTTTAGGTGCCAACCCTCATTTTCGAGTTTTTGAGGGTTTCATCAAACGAATTTGGGGAAACCTGGGGATAGATAAGATTGTGCGAATGCACTCAGGCTTCACGCTGGTTAATTTCAGGGATGAGGCCACTCGAGACCTGATTTTGGAAACAGGGGTTATTCACTTTGACAGAAAACCTGTTGTTCTACGCCCTTGGACCACAGATTTGGATTCGGTTAGAATGGTCAAATCTGTCCCGGTTTGGATTCGCTTGAATGGATTGGGATTGCAATATTGGGGTAAGAAGAGCCTTAGTGCTCTGGTGAGTACTATTGGTAAACCAATTATGGTGGACAAGGTGACTCAGAGCAGAGATATGGTTAAATATGCTCGGATTTTGGTTGACATGGAGATTTCGGATCATCCGCCTAAGAGCATTGCTTTTATCAATGAAAGAGGCCAGTTAGTTGAGCAATTGGTTGAGTATGAATGGCTCCCATCTAAGTGTGCGACTTGTGCTCAGTTAGGGCATATAGTGGCTGACTGTAATAAGGGGAAATGA